The Henckelia pumila isolate YLH828 chromosome 2, ASM3356847v2, whole genome shotgun sequence genome includes a window with the following:
- the LOC140878616 gene encoding senescence-specific cysteine protease SAG39-like produces the protein MAFQFSKIIFLAFVCVILGMYSSLATSRSVPGGNMAERHEQWMKQYGHVYEDDVEKAKRFKIFKHNVEFIESSNLDETKSYKLGVNEFADISNQEFHASRGGYRTRSSDPHETFSATDYFRHENVTAIPSSLDWRKKGAVTAVKNQFTCGSCWAFSAVAATEGIHGIKTGKLVSLSEQELVDCDSNKMNHGCRGGYMNEAFEFIIHRGLSTEANYPYKGENGVCNNKKESSRVAKITGFEKVPSKDESALLKAVTKQPVSVAIDASGLALQFYAGGIYTAEYCGTHLNHGVTVVGYGKSEAGKKYWLVKNSWGAAWGEGGYVKFERDIGDKEGVCGIAMVASYPIID, from the exons ATGGCTTTCCAATTCAGCAAAATCATTTTTCTTGCATTTGTGTGTGTAATTCTTGGGATGTATTCATCTCTAGCAACATCCAGAAGCGTTCCGGGCGGAAACATGGCGGAGAGACACGAGCAATGGATGAAACAATATGGCCATGTATATGAAGACGACGTCGAAAAGGCGAAGCGATTCAAAATATTCAAGCACAATGTGGAGTTCATCGAATCCTCCAACCTTGACGAAACCAAGTCTTACAAACTTGGCGTCAATGAATTCGCAGATATTTCAAACCAAGAGTTCCACGCTTCTCGTGGCGGATACAGGACTAGATCATCTGATCCCCACGAGACATTTTCGGCCACCGACTACTTTAGGCATGAAAATGTGACCGCAATTCCCTCAAGCCTCGACTGGAGGAAGAAAGGAGCTGTCACTGCGGTGAAGAATCAATTTACATGCG GGTCTTGCTGGGCATTTTCAGCAGTTGCAGCCACGGAAGGGATCCACGGGATTAAAACGGGGAAGCTGGTGTCATTGTCCGAACAAGAACTCGTGGATTGTGATTCCAACAAGATGAATCATGGGTGCCGCGGAGGTTATATGAACGAAGCGTTCGAATTCATAATTCATCGAGGCCTCTCGACAGAAGCCAACTATCCATACAAAGGAGAAAATGGCGTGTGTAACAACAAAAAGGAATCCTCAAGAGTGGCAAAGATCACTGGATTTGAGAAAGTGCCGTCTAAAGACGAGTCGGCGTTACTCAAAGCGGTGACGAAGCAACCTGTGTCTGTGGCCATTGATGCCAGTGGACTAGCTTTACAGTTTTACGCAGGCGGCATATATACGGCTGAGTACTGTGGAACTCATCTAAATCATGGTGTCACAGTTGTTGGATACGGAAAAAGCGAGGCCGGGAAAAAATACTGGCTCGTGAAGAACTCTTGGGGCGCAGCATGGGGCGAAGGGGGATACGTGAAATTCGAGAGAGATATTGGTGATAAGGAAGGGGTTTGCGGGATAGCCATGGTTGCCTCTTATCCAATTATTGATTAA
- the LOC140882839 gene encoding rho-N domain-containing protein 1, chloroplastic-like, with product MSHHSVPFVSKIIPGYVPHDGRCQTYSGVSGKTVGILFNSSRGDYKLNSDVRCLSLRHTSRHTSSVCHASPGNYQRNSDSFNRKRPGFSRNRNRHIEERDGSEDLEASETVPSKNGRPLPSVSGNQKFQGTATPGPREKEIVELFRKVQAQLRERAAMKEEKKVEELRGKSKQNETVDSLLKLLRKHSVQQGKKSTNGARSKEFILDEPEHVSLTEERSTNISDYDHSVKHKTQESPSPLRSRPKSNFQKRSPVPEIKFQPKDSDDFVTPISPGNLDGNTKGMTLEVEAESSLELNIESDFDSESYVEPLFSEGNVLDEMTEDETSDIYSGEFLDAAEASNLSAMKLTELKALAKSRGMKGFSKLKKFELIELLNESLL from the exons ATGTCGCATCATTCCGTTCCGTTCGTTTCGAAGATTATTCCAG GATATGTGCCACATGATGGTAGGTGTCAGACCTACTCTGGGGTGTCTGGAAAAACAGTGGGAATATTATTCAACTCTTCTCGTGGTGACTACAAACTCAATTCTGATGTAAGGTGTTTATCATTGAGACACACGTCTAGGCACACATCTTCTGTATGTCATGCAAGTCCTGGCAATTATCAGAGAAATTCAGATTCCTTTAACCGAAAAAGACCAGGCTTTTCCCGCAATAGGAATAGGCACATTGAAGAGAGAGATGGGTCCGAAGATCTTGAAGCATCTGAAACAGTTCCATCAAAAAATGGACGACCGTTACCTTCTGTCTCTGGAAACCAAAAGTTTCAGGGAACTGCAACTCCTGGCCCTAGAGAAAAAGAGATTGTGGAGTTATTTCGAAAGGTGCAAGCACAACTTCGTGAAAGAGCAGCGATGAAGGAAGAAAAAAAGGTGGAGGAATTACGAGGAAAAAGCAAACAGAACGAAACGGTTGATTCTCTACTCAAGCTTCTAAGGAAACATTCGGTTCAGCAAGGCAAGAAAAGCACCAACGGCGCTAGAAGTAAGGAATTCATTCTTGATGAACCTGAACATGTCTCGTTAACTGAAGAGAGAAGCACAAACATCTCAGATTATGATCATAGTGTGAAACATAAGACACAAGAAAGCCCAAGCCCACTCCGTAGCAGGCCAAAATCGAACTTCCAAAAACGTTCACCGGTCCCTGAAATCAAGTTCCAGCCCAAGGATTCTGATGACTTTGTTACTCCGATCTCGCCGGGCAATCTTGATGGTAATACAAAAGGGATGACGTTGGAGGTCGAAGCTGAAAGCAGTCTTGAACTAAATATCGAATCTGATTTTGATTCTGAATCTTATGTGGAGCCACTCTTTTCAGAAGGAAACGTGCTTGATGAGATGACGGAGGATGAAACTTCTGATATTTACAGTGGTGAGTTTCTAGATGCAGCAGAAGCTAGCAATCTCAGTGCAATGAAGCTGACTGAATTGAAAGCTCTTGCCAAGTCTCGTGGCATGAAAGGATTCTCGAAGTTGAAAAAGTTTGAGCTTATCGAATTGCTGAACGAGAGCTTGCTCTGA
- the LOC140883860 gene encoding mitochondrial ATP-independent inner membrane protease subunit 2-like — translation MVAPSTWFRYIASKLDYSVSVSRKIYVGGQIADTEIFDTIWKNLFQGKLTFLHWNKGEEMASTIGTQGGTLLVRKIPAADPTRVYVGDVVVLKDPLNVDKYLVRRLAAVEGFEMASTDEKDESFVLEKDQCWVLADNESLKPKESYDSRTFGPVTMTNIVGRVIYCLRNAVDHGPVNNSHFSEREDSHVLEVELDVDEMAKNHKA, via the exons ATGGTTGCGCCCTCTACTTGGTTCCGATACATTGCCAGCAAACTGGACTATTCCGTCTCTGTCAGCCGAAAG ATCTATGTAGGAGGTCAAATTGCAGACACTGAAATATTTGATACAATATGGAAAAATCTTTTCCAAGGAAAGTTGACATTTTTGCATTGGAACAAAGGAGAGGAAATGGCATCAACCATAGGGACTCAGGGGGGAACTCTTCTCGTTCGGAAAATTCCAGCTGCTGATCCAAC GAGAGTCTATGTTGGAGATGTGGTGGTCCTGAAGGATCCCTTGAACGTAGACAAGTATCTTGTGAGGAGGCTGGCTGCTGTTGAGGGATTTGAGATGGCTTCTACCGATGAAAAGGATGAGTCTTTTGTCCTCGAGAAGGATCAGTGCTGGGTTCTAGCCGACAATGAAAGTTTAAAACCCAAG GAATCCTATGATAGCCGAACATTTGGTCCAGTTACCATGACAAACATAGTTGGCCGAGTCATATATTGTCTGAGAAATGCTGTTGATCATGGACCTGTAAATAACAG CCATTTTAGCGAGAGGGAGGATTCACATGTTTTGGAAGTAGAACTTGATGTCGATGAAATGGCGAAAAATCATAAAGCATAG